GCCGGCAAATCAATGATACCGTCAGTCTTGAAATTTTGAGAGAAAACCAAGCCAGGCAAGTGCAGTTTACCCTTTCCAAACCGATAGGCTTCCAGCGCCTAGTGTGCCCGGAGCAGTATGATGTTGCCCCGACGTACTACATTGTGGGCGGGCTTGTGTTCGAGCCCTTGACAGTGAACTATCTAAAGGAGTGGGGCGGCAACTGGAGTTACAACGCACCGCTTGAGCTGGTAAGATACTATGCGCGCGGGGAAAAGACCGTTGACCGCCGCCAGGTGGTTGTGATGGTCAAAGTGCTTGCCGATGAACTCAATGCCGGCTACCAGGAGCAGGAAAACGAGGTCGTCCGCTTTGTGAACGGCAGATCAATCTCTTCAATCCAGGACCTGGTCAGAGCCTTCGAGGAAAACAAGGAACGCTGTCACGTCATACGCGATGAAAACCAATACACGATCATCCTCGACAAACACAAGGTCGATCAATATGGACCCGCCATCCTGAAGAAGTTCAGGATCAGTTCCGACAGATCCCCGGACTTAAAGCCCTGAATTTATTTTTTACAATCTGTAAAAATAACTGACGATCAATTCCCCTCAAAATGAGGACCCTTTCCCGGCCATTCCATAAATGATGTATAATATCAATTAGTTATATAATACATTTTCCGCTGCTCGGATTGGCACATCAATTGCTATTCCATATCAGCACATAAATATAAGAATTTTTTTTATTAAGAATAATTGGACTGACTTGATGAAAGGAGGAGTGAACATGGGCGTTTTAAAACATAAAGGAAAAAGTTACGATTTAGATTCAAGCGGGTTTTTAACAGACACTGAACGATGGGATGAAAATTTTCCGGATGCAATTGCGCCACAACTCAAGATCGAAAAGGGGCTTACCAAAGAGCACTGGGATGTCATTCATTATATTCGTAATACCTATAAAAAAACGGGCATATGTCCGACCGTCTTCGAAAGCTGTAGAATGAACGGCCTGCGGCGAAAACAATTAAAGAAACTTTTCCCAACAGGATACCAGAGAGGTGCCTGCAAGCTGGCAGGTATATCCTTCCGCGATAGTCATAAACAACAAGAACTATTTACGACCGAGGCTGCCGAGGCCCTTCACGCAGTTGCCAGTAAAAAATCCTATACGGTGGATGTGCGTGGGTTTTTAATGGATCCTGATGAATGGGATGAATATTATGCGATCCACAGGGCATATGAAATGAAAATCCCCGGGGGAAAGCTGACCGAAAAGCACTGGAAAGTTATTAATTTTCTTCGCGAAAGTTATAAAAAGAATAATGAGCTCCCCAACGTTTACGATACCTGTGAAGCCAGTGATCTCGAATTGGAAGATCTTGAGCAGTTATTTCCGGATGGATATCACCGGGGGGCCGTTAAGATTGCCGGGTTGCGTCTAAGATAGCGAAAAACATCTTCAGATTAAAAAAGAAGCTCCCCGTCCCGAAAGGCAGCGTTGCGCGGACGGGGAGCGGGCCGGTCGAATCTAAAAAGAAAGCCGCTCAATGGACAATAAAAAAGTCGCTGAAATTCTCAAAAAGTGCGAACTCTTTGATGAACTCTCTGACAGGGAACTCCAGCCCATCGTTGATTTGGGCCGTATTGAAAAATTCAAGGCCGGAGACACCATCCTGGAACAGGGCAGCCTTGGAACTAAAATATATATTCTGTCCAAAGGACAGGTCTCCCTGGAAAGAAAGGTCGATATAGGGGACACTTCCAAGGCCAGGGTGACCGTCTTTGTGTTGAAAGAGAGCCCAAACCGACGTCTGATGGGTTGCTGGAGCAGCCTTGTCGGCGAGCAACATGTCCAGATGTGTTCTGCAGTGTGCGACAAACCCACCGAGGTCGTCTCCATGCCCTGCGCTGACCTGCGGGCAATCATGCTAAAACATTCAGGGATTCGGGTAAAGATTTTGGAAAAACTGGTACTGTTGCTGCGGGACCGCATCGATAGTTCCTACGGCGCTTTCGAAACCCTGTAGTGCCGGTCTCAACCACAGATCACCCTCGACCTCGTGTCCACAAAAGGGCCTATGAATTCTATAGAAAATCATCAGCCTACCAGCAACATACCTGCCAAAATTCCATTTTGCACTGATTCCGGATCACTGTTTTCGGTAATTTTGTTGATTTCCCACCCAACCGCTCTAAGCAGTTTAAACACATTAATCCCTACAGCTTCCATAGAGGGTCGCGCTTTGTCCGGGCAGCGGCAAGTCTTTCCGTTGATGAGGGCCTGGCATTGATATTCAGGGCAAAAGACCGGTTTACATGATCCGGCTGCAAATCCTTTGGATTTGAAGAATCCGGCCTCTATGGCAGCCGCCCTTAACTGTGCGCCAATTTCATAGATTTTTCTAAATTCACCAAATCGCTCTTTAGACAACAGGATCCTGGATGAAACGTCGATCTTAAAAAGAACGGCATTTTCGTATTTAGATACAAGTTCTCTGAATCTTTTGGGTTTCATAGCGTGTGGCGGGCAGTAAATGCTTGTGCCGTAATCTTCGCATAAAGGTTCTTTGCAAAGGTTAATGATTTCATCTTCTACAGGAATCAAGCTGGTTGAGATGATTTTTGCATCGGACGCACCCAGATCTTGAGCTGTTTTCTTGAGCTTATTAAGGGACAGAATAATATCATTCATGGTTGCCACGGGAGTTTTGTATTTGAACCGCGGAATGATACTGCGAGACCGCTTCATCAGATTGAAAATTAACAAAACAAACCCAAGACCGCAAATGTTATTTGTAAGTTCAATTTTCAATAAAAAGACCTTTGCTTTTCCTTATAATTGCAGACGGCAGGATATAATAGTTTGACAAGGAATACCTTATATTTTATAAATCTGGGTAGTTAGTGTCCATCCAGAAATTGTAGATTTTGGTTCAGGACACGTGTCGCGGCGAAGCCTTCAGGCGAAGACGGAAGGCCGCAGCTTTTTTGCAACCGCAGGCGTAGCGCGCTACGTTGAGGATTGCAAAAAAGCGCTTGTGCCGCCGAAGCCTTGGCAAAGGCGTAAGAACGCCGTCCTAGGCCGAAAGATGCCATTTATGGATGGACACTAGTTAGCCATTTGAACAACCCGGTGCAGATACTAAGGCATTAAGCGCCTTAAAGGAGTGTATTCAAAATGAAAACAATTATAATGGTCAGACATGCCAAATCCAGTTGGAAAGATCCTAATCTGGATGATTTCGACAGGCCTTTGAACAAGAGAGGGGAAAAAAATGCAGCCTTTATGGGGAACAAACTGAAAGAGAAGCAGATTATGCCTGACCTTATCCTGTCAAGCCCGGCCAAACGAGCTAAAGAGACCGCATTCAAGATTGCCAAAGAAATCGGCTACCCCAAAAAGAAGATTGTTTTTGATGAAAATATGTATCATTCCGATGAAAGGTATCTGCTCGAATTGGTGCAGAATCAGGATAACACCCATGAAACGCTCATGCTTTTTGGACACAATCCTGATTTCAACAATTTTGCAACCATGCTGCTCAAACAAAGCCCCCTATCCAATATTCCCACTTCCGGAGTCTGCTGCATCCGATTTGATGTGGCCAGTTGGAAAAAGGTGCGGGAGGCTGAGGGCGAAGTTGTCTTTTTTGATTATCCAAAGCGCTATGCGGATGAGTAAGCCTGCCCTTTCCGATGATATTTATAGGTCCAGATCATGTACAAGCATTTAAGTTTTAACTTGCCGGACGGGTATGATCAACAACAACTGATTAACGAGTTGGCCGCTTATTATTCGATTAAAAAAGAGCGCTCCGGGCCAAAGAATATTGCGTTTTACGATACCTTTGACTGGCGTTTATTCAACAAATCATTTGTTTTGTATGAATCCGGAAACAAACTGTTTTTACGCGAACTGTTCAACAGCGCAATTATCTGCGGCGCTGAAATGACCTCCCGGCCGGTTTTCATATGGGATTTCCCTGATAGTGAATTAAAAAAAATGCTGGCACCCATCATAAAAATGCGGGCACTTTTTAAGCTTGCTGAAATATATTCTCGATCAACACCTTATCGTATTTTGAACCCGGATGAAAAAACTGTGGCCCGGTTGGTCTATGAAGAAATTCGGCCGTCCCCTGAAACCGACGCGCCGGTGTTGAATGCTCAATTGTGGCTGCAATCGGTTCGAGGATACCCAAGGTATTCACAAGATCTTGCCAAACGATTCGAGGATGCCGGATTAGAACCGAACAAAAAAGAAGATATTTACTTTAAAGCGCTTGAGGCGGCGCATAAAAATCCGGGCAGCTATTCTTCAAAATTGAACATACAACTTTCTGAAAAGATGCGCTCTGATCAAGCAGCCAAGATCATTTTACGATTTTTACTGCAAGTCATAAAAATCAATCAAGACAACATTGAAAAAGCCCTGGATACGGAATTTTTACATGATTTCCGGGTCGCCATTCGCCGCACCCGTTCGGCCCTGGCGCAGATAAAATATGTATTTCCGCAGGATACGACCGACCGGTTTAAAAAGGACTTTGCCTTTGCGGGTAAATTCTCCAACCAGCTCCGGGATCTGGATGTCTATCTTCTCAAAGAAGACACTTACAAAGCGATGCTTCCTGATGTGTTGCGTGACGACATTGATCCTTTGTTTGACTATTTACGGAAAAAACGATCAAAGGCACTGCAGGAAACTATTAAAGGATTGAAATCTAAAACATATGTGCAAATTTTACACGACTGGGAGGGCTTCTTAAATGAACCGCCGCAGGATTCCCCCACCGCATCGAATGCCGGTCTGCCGATAATTGATTTGGCACGCAAAAGAACCTATAAAAAATACCGGAATGTTGTCAAGACCGGAAACCGGATCATTGAGAACACCGATGACAAGAAGCTGCATGCACTGAGAATTGAATGCAAGCAACTGCGATACCTGATGGAATTTTTTTCCAGTCTGTTTTCAAGTAAAAAAATCAATGTCCTGATTGAACAATTGAAAAATTTACAGGATTATCTGGGGGACTACAATGATCTGTGTGTTCAGGAAGCATACCTGCTGAACATTACCGGGAAGCTGCCCGCAGCCGATCAGAAATCCAAAAAAGCACTTGTGGCCATTGGCAGTCTGATCGGAACATTGGATAGGGAAAAAAAGATCGTTAAAGCTGCGTTTGCCAAAACCTTCAGAGACTATGCATCGCCATCAAACAAGATATCATTTCGTGAACTTTTCGGGCCGAGTCAACGACCACCCGTAAAACGGGTGGCTTGAATTTGTCCGCCTGTTACAGACGGACAAAGGCAAAAGCACGTCAGTGCTTTAATCGTTGCTTTGCAACCGGGTGCAAAGCACCCGGTTTTAGGCAAAAATCGAAAGAGGCTGTTTCATGACAACGCTGGCACTTTACAGTAATAAGGGGGGCGTGGGCAAAACCGCGGCAGCAGTAAACCTGTCCTATCTGGCAGCGCAAACAGGCGCGAAAACCCTAATCTGCGACCTCGATCCCCAAAGTTCCGCAACCTATTATCTCCGGGTACGGCCTAAACTCAAGTCCGGTTCAAAAGGGTTCATTCATGGGGGTAAGAAGGTTGAAAAAAGTATCAAAGAAACCGATTATGAAAATCTGTATCTGCTGCCGGCGGATTTCAGTCTGCGCAATTTAGATGTCACCTTTAATAAATTGAGCCGTTCAAAACACAGGTTGAATAAAATTCTGGATCCTCTTAAGGGCGAATATGATTTAATCTTTCTTGACTGCCCGGTCACCATCAGCATCCTGGCGGAGAATATATTCAACGCCGTCGATTACACCCTTGTGCCCCTGATTCCGACAACATTGTCTGTAAGAGCCCATCGGCAGTTATTCTCTTTCTGTAAAAAGAAAAAATATGACCGCGCTAAGATTTACACCTTTTTTTCGATGGTTGACAGGCGCAAAAGCATGCATCGCGAACTTATGGATGCGGTATCGAAGGAGTTTAAAGGTGTTTTACAAAGCCTTATTCCATATTTAGCGCAGATCGAAAGAATGGGGATTGAACGCGAACCGGTTACAGCCTTTTCACCAGGCTCGGCGGCTTCAAAATCATATCAAAACCTGTGGACAAAAATTCAAGAAACCGTACTTTCGGCTGCTAATTTTGCTAAGCAGTGACAGTCCTGGAACGGATAGGATCTACAACCTGCAACATGTTTGTTTTTCAATAAAAACCATTTTTTTTAACTTGACACAAGCTGCGAATGCCAATTATATTCACATATTTTAAGACTATTGAAGCTCCCTGGCCCGTTGATAGCGGGTCCAAAGCCGGGGGATGCGCCCGCTGCTGCCGGTTCAATTCGCCAACCCGGATTTTTCACAAGCCGAAAGGGAATGATTATGATACAGGATGATCTCACCAAGGTGAAGCATGTCGGGGTTGCTCGCATGAAAGTGCTAAACGATCTTGGGATCACCACCGTTGAACAGCTTTTTGAGATGCCGCTGGAAAAACTGGCCGAAATCAAATCCATCGGCGGGCATTATGCCAAACTGATCAAGAACTCAGTAAATGAATATTGCGGGGAAATATCCAAAAAATTGCCCGTAAAGGCATCGGCTGCCAAAGAAAAAAAAATCGAAGAAATCAACCGGAATTTACAGAAAACGCTTAAAAGGCTTAACAAAAATTTAAGCCAAGTGGATGAAAAATTAAAGCCCCTGTGGAAAAAAAAATACCTGGAATACTATCTTGATTTTAAGAAAAGATCGGCAAAACTTAAAGCTCGCCTCGACACATTAGATCAAATTCAAGCAAACCTCCCTCAAAAGGTAAAGAAAACTGTCATCAATAAAGCCGCTGCCCTTATGTTAACATTGACAAAAGTCGGCAAAAAACCGAAAAAGAACAAATATAACAAAATAAAACAGGCAATTCAGTCTTATTCCCGAATGCTCCGGGATATTATTTCCTAAAGGTTTGGAACCATCGTGAGAACTCCAGAGAAAAAAAACGATATAAAAGAACAGCCGGAAGAAGAAATCAGCGGTTCGAAAACAAATATTAAAGCTGCGCCGAAGAAAGCCGAATCAAAAATTAAAGCACCCGGTGCTAAAAAACAGAAAG
This window of the Candidatus Desulfatibia profunda genome carries:
- a CDS encoding DUF2284 domain-containing protein, producing the protein MNDIILSLNKLKKTAQDLGASDAKIISTSLIPVEDEIINLCKEPLCEDYGTSIYCPPHAMKPKRFRELVSKYENAVLFKIDVSSRILLSKERFGEFRKIYEIGAQLRAAAIEAGFFKSKGFAAGSCKPVFCPEYQCQALINGKTCRCPDKARPSMEAVGINVFKLLRAVGWEINKITENSDPESVQNGILAGMLLVG
- a CDS encoding histidine phosphatase family protein codes for the protein MKTIIMVRHAKSSWKDPNLDDFDRPLNKRGEKNAAFMGNKLKEKQIMPDLILSSPAKRAKETAFKIAKEIGYPKKKIVFDENMYHSDERYLLELVQNQDNTHETLMLFGHNPDFNNFATMLLKQSPLSNIPTSGVCCIRFDVASWKKVREAEGEVVFFDYPKRYADE
- a CDS encoding cyclic nucleotide-binding domain-containing protein, whose product is MDNKKVAEILKKCELFDELSDRELQPIVDLGRIEKFKAGDTILEQGSLGTKIYILSKGQVSLERKVDIGDTSKARVTVFVLKESPNRRLMGCWSSLVGEQHVQMCSAVCDKPTEVVSMPCADLRAIMLKHSGIRVKILEKLVLLLRDRIDSSYGAFETL
- a CDS encoding TusE/DsrC/DsvC family sulfur relay protein, with translation MGVLKHKGKSYDLDSSGFLTDTERWDENFPDAIAPQLKIEKGLTKEHWDVIHYIRNTYKKTGICPTVFESCRMNGLRRKQLKKLFPTGYQRGACKLAGISFRDSHKQQELFTTEAAEALHAVASKKSYTVDVRGFLMDPDEWDEYYAIHRAYEMKIPGGKLTEKHWKVINFLRESYKKNNELPNVYDTCEASDLELEDLEQLFPDGYHRGAVKIAGLRLR
- a CDS encoding CHAD domain-containing protein, producing the protein MYKHLSFNLPDGYDQQQLINELAAYYSIKKERSGPKNIAFYDTFDWRLFNKSFVLYESGNKLFLRELFNSAIICGAEMTSRPVFIWDFPDSELKKMLAPIIKMRALFKLAEIYSRSTPYRILNPDEKTVARLVYEEIRPSPETDAPVLNAQLWLQSVRGYPRYSQDLAKRFEDAGLEPNKKEDIYFKALEAAHKNPGSYSSKLNIQLSEKMRSDQAAKIILRFLLQVIKINQDNIEKALDTEFLHDFRVAIRRTRSALAQIKYVFPQDTTDRFKKDFAFAGKFSNQLRDLDVYLLKEDTYKAMLPDVLRDDIDPLFDYLRKKRSKALQETIKGLKSKTYVQILHDWEGFLNEPPQDSPTASNAGLPIIDLARKRTYKKYRNVVKTGNRIIENTDDKKLHALRIECKQLRYLMEFFSSLFSSKKINVLIEQLKNLQDYLGDYNDLCVQEAYLLNITGKLPAADQKSKKALVAIGSLIGTLDREKKIVKAAFAKTFRDYASPSNKISFRELFGPSQRPPVKRVA
- a CDS encoding AAA family ATPase encodes the protein MTTLALYSNKGGVGKTAAAVNLSYLAAQTGAKTLICDLDPQSSATYYLRVRPKLKSGSKGFIHGGKKVEKSIKETDYENLYLLPADFSLRNLDVTFNKLSRSKHRLNKILDPLKGEYDLIFLDCPVTISILAENIFNAVDYTLVPLIPTTLSVRAHRQLFSFCKKKKYDRAKIYTFFSMVDRRKSMHRELMDAVSKEFKGVLQSLIPYLAQIERMGIEREPVTAFSPGSAASKSYQNLWTKIQETVLSAANFAKQ